One stretch of Meriones unguiculatus strain TT.TT164.6M chromosome 7, Bangor_MerUng_6.1, whole genome shotgun sequence DNA includes these proteins:
- the Pigw gene encoding phosphatidylinositol-glycan biosynthesis class W protein, producing the protein MSQKQMKEAFVSNLNGTSVLEVTQGLCFPAWCILCRGLLIILSQHLCSFSHTWSTRFFLDFVVLIVPLVITLTILSSFILLESLTVIACVVWLLYQIYQRRTCYAKVPIQKVFANFLKLSLESEYNPAITNYRVIISVFTAIAILAVDFPLFPRRFAKTELYGTGAMDFGVGGFIFGAAMVCPEGRRKYIEGSRFNYLRRSLYSVWPLVFLGMGRLVVIKSIGYQEHLTEYGVHWNFFFTIIVVRLITSLLLIMFPLNKSWIVAVSIIVVYQLALDFTPLKRIILNGTDGSGTRVGLLNANREGIISTLGYVTIHMAGVQTGLCVLKNRVYIRDWIKVTCWVFSAAVSIFISLSIVQVNIEAVSRRMANLAFCLWVVASSLMLLSCLLLSDIILSFAKFLIKGALVPCSWKIIQFPTTNKKHSESLVLEAEQKKPSLCLIKALNRNQLFFFLMSNITTGLINLMMDTLHTGVLWTLVVLGIYMFMNCLLVYVLDLQGKTIKFW; encoded by the coding sequence atgtctcaaaaGCAGATGAAGGAAGCGTTTGTCAGTAACCTCAACGGAACCAGTGTGCTGGAAGTGACCCAGGGCTTGTGCTTCCCTGCATGGTGTATCCTGTGCAGAGGCCTTCTGATCATTCTTTCCCAGCACTTGTGCTCTTTCTCACACACCTGGAGCACACGATTCTTCTTGGACTTTGTTGTCCTTATAGTCCCCCTAGTGATCACTTTGACTATATTGTCCTCGTTCATCCTCCTTGAGAGCCTCACTGTAATTGCCTGTGTGGTGTGGTTGTTGTATCAGATATACCAGAGGAGGACTTGCTATGCCAAAGTACCTATCCAGAAAGTCTTTGCAAACTTCCTGAAACTCAGCCTAGAATCAGAGTACAATCCAGCCATTACCAATTACCGGGTCATCATCAGTGTGTTTACTGCCATTGCCATTTTGGCTGTGGATTTCCCACTTTTCCCTAGAAGATTTGCCAAAACTGAGCTTTATGGGACAGGAGCAATGGATTTTGGAGTAGGTGGCTTTATTTTTGGGGCTGCAATGGTTTGTCCAGAGGGTAGAAGGAAATATATAGAAGGGTCTAGATTTAATTATCTTAGAAGATCGCTGTATTCTGTCTGGCCATTAGTCTTCTTAGGAATGGGACGGTTAGTCGTTATAAAATCCATAGGATACCAGGAACATTTAACTGAGTATGGAGTTCACTGGAATTTTTTCTTTACCATCATAGTTGTGAGATTAATAACATCACTACTTTTGATTATGTTTCCTTTAAATAAGTCCTGGATTGTGGCTGTCAGCATTATTGTGGTATACCAGCTAGCCCTTGACTTTACTCCACTTAAGAGGATAATTTTGAATGGCACCGATGGTAGCGGCACAAGAGTTGGCTTATTAAATGCCAACCGAGAGGGAATAATTTCTACTTTGGGCTATGTGACAATACACATGGCTGGTGTGCAAACAGGGTTGTGTGTGCTTAAGAACAGAGTATATATCAGAGACTGGATAAAAGTTACTTGCTGGGTTTTCTCAGCGGCTGTTAGCATCTTCATCTCTCTTTCTATAGTTCAAGTAAATATAGAAGCAGTATCTCGAAGAATGGCCAATTTAGCCTTTTGTCTGTGGGTGGTTGCTTCCAGCCTGATGCTTCTTAGTTGTCTGTTACTGAGTGATATAATTTTGAGTTTTGCCAAATTTCTAATTAAAGGGGCTCTAGTACCATGTTCTTGGAAAATTATACAGTTCCCTACTACAAATAAAAAACATTCTGAATCTCTAGTCCTAGAAGCTGAACAGAAAAAACCCAGTCTTTGTTTAATCAAAGCTCTGAACAGAAAccagctttttttcttcttaatgtcAAATATAACAACTGGTCTGATTAACCTGATGATGGATACATTACATACTGGTGTTTTGTGGACCTTAGTTGTACTGGGTATTTATATGTTTATGAACTGTTTACTCGTATATGTACTTGATTTACAAGGTAAAACCATAAAGTTTTGGTGA